The following are from one region of the Ornithorhynchus anatinus isolate Pmale09 chromosome X1, mOrnAna1.pri.v4, whole genome shotgun sequence genome:
- the TREX1 gene encoding three-prime repair exonuclease 1 isoform X1, producing the protein MRCLEMAERGSGASFLPVSMETLVFMDLEATGLPFSQPKITEICLLAVHRHALERTEYSNSSSLPLLPRVVDKLCLCVNPGKACTPVASSITGLSNEVLRSTCRQRFNASLVDALHAFLQRQQPPLCLVSHNGNHFDFPLLRAELAILGFSGLGDIYCADSIAAMKALDRAPNPQHAVLPETGKKRSYSLSNVYSRFYGRPPPDTHTAEGDVLAMVSICQWRARQLLEWVDANAQPFSRIKVMYEPRAEITRSSGARGETDRLPETHSTAWKEPANPYLRMGEPKSEAPGAPGFALPGDRAEGLATLGCTETHRCQLPLLSGVIAGLVVGAAVILYLLLP; encoded by the exons ATGAG GTGCCTGGAAATGGCAGAAAGAGGCTCAGGAGCCAGCTTCTTGCCAGTGTCGATGGAGACCTTAGTTTTCATGGACCTGGAGGCCACGGGCTTGCCCTTCTCCCAGCCCAAGATCACTGAGATCTGCCTGCTGGCCGTGCACAGGCACGCCCTGGAGAGGACGGAGTACAGcaactcctcctctctccccctcctcccacgcgTGGTAGACAAACTCTGCCTGTGCGTGAACCCCGGGAAGGCTTGCACCCCCGTGGCCAGCAGCATCACCGGCCTGAGCAACGAGGTCCTGAGGAGCACCTGCCGACAGCGCTTCAATGCCAGTCTGGTGGACGCGCTTCACGCTTTCCTGCAGCGGCAGCAGCCCCCGCTCTGCCTCGTGTCCCACAACGGCAATCATTTTGACTTCCCCCTGCTGCGGGCGGAGCTGGCCATCTTGGGCTTCTCTGGGCTGGGGGACATCTACTGCGCGGACAGCATTGCGGCCATGAAGGCCCTGGACAGGGCCCCAAACCCGCAGCACGCGGTCCTCCCCGAgacggggaagaagaggagctacAGCCTGAGCAACGTGTACTCCCGGTTTTATGGCCGGCCCCCTCCGGACACCCACACCGCCGAAGGGGATGTCCTGGCCATGGTTAGCATCTGCCAGTGGAGAGCCAGGCAGCTGCTGGAGTGGGTGGACGCCAACGCCCAGCCCTTCAGCCGCATCAAAGTCATGTACGAGCCCAGGGCCGAGATCACCAGATCATCGGGCGCCCGGGGCGAAACCGACCGGCTGCCTGAGACCCATTCCAccgcgtggaaagagcccgccaaCCCATACCTTCGAATGGGAGAGCCTAAGTCTGAGGCTCCCGGGGCCCCCGGCTTCGCCCTACCGGGAGATCGGGCTGAGGGCCTCGCCACCCTCGGCTGCACTGAGACTCATCGCTGCCAGCTGCCCTTACTGTCTGGCGTAATAGCTGGCCTGGTTGTCGGGGCCGCCGTCATTCTCTATCTGCTGCTCCCTTAG
- the TREX1 gene encoding three-prime repair exonuclease 1 isoform X2 — translation MAERGSGASFLPVSMETLVFMDLEATGLPFSQPKITEICLLAVHRHALERTEYSNSSSLPLLPRVVDKLCLCVNPGKACTPVASSITGLSNEVLRSTCRQRFNASLVDALHAFLQRQQPPLCLVSHNGNHFDFPLLRAELAILGFSGLGDIYCADSIAAMKALDRAPNPQHAVLPETGKKRSYSLSNVYSRFYGRPPPDTHTAEGDVLAMVSICQWRARQLLEWVDANAQPFSRIKVMYEPRAEITRSSGARGETDRLPETHSTAWKEPANPYLRMGEPKSEAPGAPGFALPGDRAEGLATLGCTETHRCQLPLLSGVIAGLVVGAAVILYLLLP, via the coding sequence ATGGCAGAAAGAGGCTCAGGAGCCAGCTTCTTGCCAGTGTCGATGGAGACCTTAGTTTTCATGGACCTGGAGGCCACGGGCTTGCCCTTCTCCCAGCCCAAGATCACTGAGATCTGCCTGCTGGCCGTGCACAGGCACGCCCTGGAGAGGACGGAGTACAGcaactcctcctctctccccctcctcccacgcgTGGTAGACAAACTCTGCCTGTGCGTGAACCCCGGGAAGGCTTGCACCCCCGTGGCCAGCAGCATCACCGGCCTGAGCAACGAGGTCCTGAGGAGCACCTGCCGACAGCGCTTCAATGCCAGTCTGGTGGACGCGCTTCACGCTTTCCTGCAGCGGCAGCAGCCCCCGCTCTGCCTCGTGTCCCACAACGGCAATCATTTTGACTTCCCCCTGCTGCGGGCGGAGCTGGCCATCTTGGGCTTCTCTGGGCTGGGGGACATCTACTGCGCGGACAGCATTGCGGCCATGAAGGCCCTGGACAGGGCCCCAAACCCGCAGCACGCGGTCCTCCCCGAgacggggaagaagaggagctacAGCCTGAGCAACGTGTACTCCCGGTTTTATGGCCGGCCCCCTCCGGACACCCACACCGCCGAAGGGGATGTCCTGGCCATGGTTAGCATCTGCCAGTGGAGAGCCAGGCAGCTGCTGGAGTGGGTGGACGCCAACGCCCAGCCCTTCAGCCGCATCAAAGTCATGTACGAGCCCAGGGCCGAGATCACCAGATCATCGGGCGCCCGGGGCGAAACCGACCGGCTGCCTGAGACCCATTCCAccgcgtggaaagagcccgccaaCCCATACCTTCGAATGGGAGAGCCTAAGTCTGAGGCTCCCGGGGCCCCCGGCTTCGCCCTACCGGGAGATCGGGCTGAGGGCCTCGCCACCCTCGGCTGCACTGAGACTCATCGCTGCCAGCTGCCCTTACTGTCTGGCGTAATAGCTGGCCTGGTTGTCGGGGCCGCCGTCATTCTCTATCTGCTGCTCCCTTAG